In Candidatus Binataceae bacterium, one DNA window encodes the following:
- a CDS encoding dCMP deaminase family protein produces the protein MARPTWDQYFMQITRQVAERSTCPRAQVGAVIVRERNILATGYNGAPSGLTHCSEAGCVIYESRAPTGEIEQNCYRSIHAEINAITQAAKNGAAIMGADIYVTHSPCIQCMKVLVNTGIRTVFYEKPYKLATLTWLLDEARIALLQVPPNDSGIALKQ, from the coding sequence ATGGCGCGACCCACTTGGGACCAGTACTTCATGCAAATCACCCGCCAGGTAGCGGAGCGCTCAACCTGCCCGCGCGCCCAGGTGGGAGCGGTTATCGTGCGCGAGCGCAACATCTTGGCCACCGGCTATAATGGCGCACCCTCGGGCCTGACTCACTGCAGCGAGGCCGGTTGCGTGATCTATGAATCGCGCGCCCCCACGGGCGAGATCGAGCAGAATTGCTATCGCTCTATTCACGCCGAGATCAACGCCATTACACAAGCCGCAAAAAACGGCGCTGCTATCATGGGCGCCGATATCTACGTCACCCATTCTCCATGCATTCAGTGCATGAAAGTCCTGGTCAACACCGGGATCCGTACGGTGTTCTATGAAAAGCCCTATAAACTCGCCACTTTGACCTGGCTACTCGACGAAGCGCGCATTGCCTTGCTCCAGGTGCCGCCTAACGATTCCGGCATAGCGCTCAAACAATAG
- a CDS encoding site-2 protease family protein yields MTYPAPQAATGIPTSNLVLFFLTLWTTSAAGALMAGANHPFLNPFSLAKGLTFSIPLMAILLSHEMGHYITARRNGVATSWPFFLPAPFPSIFIIGTFGAFIRMKSAAQTRRVMFDIGAAGPWAGAVLSVIAVIIGLHRSEVLPLDQSGGLQLGNSLLFLGLARWMLGVDPNSVTINLDPVAFAGWIGLFVTTLNLLPSGQLDGGHVIYALFGRLHYFISRACTFACIVLAVVPALFGWSFWPGWLLWAGLLYFLGLRHPSALDPETPLDPRRQAAALLTIALFVVTFSPIPFSFAPPPSSPPTRGQSYNVLQPAARARVPLDHRI; encoded by the coding sequence CAGGCAGCCACAGGTATCCCCACCTCCAACCTGGTCTTGTTTTTCCTGACCCTCTGGACCACTTCCGCGGCCGGCGCTCTGATGGCCGGTGCGAATCACCCCTTTCTGAATCCATTCAGCCTCGCCAAGGGATTGACCTTCTCTATCCCCCTAATGGCGATACTGCTGAGCCACGAGATGGGCCATTACATCACCGCTCGGCGCAACGGCGTCGCAACCAGTTGGCCCTTCTTCCTTCCCGCGCCTTTTCCCTCCATCTTCATCATCGGCACCTTCGGCGCCTTCATTCGAATGAAATCCGCCGCGCAGACTCGCCGGGTCATGTTCGACATCGGCGCCGCCGGACCATGGGCCGGCGCTGTCCTGAGCGTAATTGCGGTCATCATAGGTTTGCATCGCTCGGAGGTCTTGCCCCTGGATCAGTCGGGCGGCCTCCAACTTGGCAATTCCCTCCTATTTTTGGGCTTGGCGCGTTGGATGCTTGGAGTTGACCCCAATTCCGTGACGATCAATTTGGACCCGGTGGCCTTCGCCGGCTGGATTGGCCTGTTTGTCACCACCCTCAATCTGCTTCCCTCGGGCCAACTGGATGGCGGACACGTGATCTACGCACTGTTCGGGCGGCTTCACTATTTCATTTCGCGCGCGTGTACTTTTGCCTGTATCGTGCTCGCCGTAGTGCCAGCGTTGTTTGGATGGTCGTTCTGGCCAGGATGGCTATTGTGGGCAGGGCTGCTCTACTTTCTGGGCTTGCGCCATCCCTCAGCCCTGGACCCTGAGACCCCGCTAGACCCGCGCCGCCAGGCCGCAGCTTTGCTCACGATCGCCTTGTTCGTGGTGACCTTTAGCCCAATTCCCTTCTCGTTTGCCCCGCCCCCATCCTCCCCTCCAACCCGGGGCCAAAGCTATAACGTGCTCCAGCCCGCTGCCCGTGCGCGTGTCCCTCTTGACCATCGTATCTAA